Proteins co-encoded in one Pseudomonas fluorescens genomic window:
- a CDS encoding methionine ABC transporter permease, translated as MNRVIDWNEILQLVLNATGETLYMVLLAGLFTLLIGLPLGVLLFISRRQGLYPLPRLNQALGAIINLGRSLPFVVMLIALIPLTRLVVGTTLGSTAAVVPITIGAFPFFARIVENALDEVEKGRIEAILAMGGDIRHVIFKVLLPEALPALLAGVTLTLVMLIGFSSMAGVIGGGGLGDLAIRYGYQRFNNEVMVATVVVLVILVQGVQSLGDRLVRSLAHRR; from the coding sequence ATGAACCGCGTGATCGACTGGAATGAAATCCTGCAGCTGGTGCTCAACGCCACCGGCGAAACCCTTTACATGGTGCTGCTCGCCGGTCTGTTCACGTTGCTGATTGGCTTGCCGCTGGGGGTGTTGCTGTTCATCAGTCGTCGTCAGGGGTTGTACCCGTTGCCGAGGCTCAATCAAGCCTTGGGCGCGATCATCAATCTGGGACGTTCGCTGCCGTTCGTGGTGATGCTGATTGCCCTGATCCCGCTGACCCGGCTGGTGGTCGGCACCACCCTGGGCAGCACCGCCGCCGTCGTACCGATCACCATCGGCGCCTTTCCGTTTTTTGCGCGGATCGTCGAAAACGCCCTGGACGAAGTTGAAAAGGGCCGGATCGAAGCGATCCTCGCCATGGGCGGCGACATCCGTCATGTGATTTTCAAAGTGCTGTTGCCCGAAGCGCTGCCGGCCCTGCTGGCAGGCGTCACCTTGACGCTGGTGATGCTGATCGGTTTTTCCTCCATGGCCGGGGTCATCGGTGGCGGGGGACTGGGCGACCTGGCGATCCGCTACGGCTATCAGCGGTTCAACAACGAAGTGATGGTCGCCACCGTCGTGGTGCTGGTCATCCTCGTTCAGGGCGTGCAGAGCCTGGGCGATCGGCTGGTGCGATCGCTGGCTCATCGACGTTGA
- a CDS encoding cupin domain-containing protein, producing MVIRLLLAAIVATLSINAVSAAEPPAGKVSVVFDRPIPNIPGKSMRGVVVEYGPGAASPSHTHPKTAFIYATVLEGSLRIKVKGQPEKIYHVGENFVEEPGSVHLVSANASDTEPARLLAVFVLDTDETALVTPLKK from the coding sequence ATGGTTATCCGATTGCTGTTGGCCGCCATTGTCGCAACCCTTTCGATCAACGCCGTATCAGCCGCCGAGCCACCCGCCGGCAAGGTTTCGGTAGTATTTGATCGCCCGATTCCCAACATCCCCGGCAAAAGCATGAGGGGTGTGGTCGTCGAATACGGGCCGGGAGCTGCTTCGCCGTCCCATACCCATCCGAAAACCGCCTTCATCTACGCCACGGTTCTGGAAGGCTCGTTGCGCATCAAAGTCAAAGGCCAGCCGGAAAAGATCTACCACGTCGGCGAAAACTTCGTCGAGGAACCGGGTTCCGTGCATCTGGTGAGCGCCAACGCCAGCGACACAGAGCCTGCGCGACTGCTGGCGGTGTTCGTCCTCGATACTGACGAAACGGCGCTCGTCACGCCCCTCAAAAAGTGA
- a CDS encoding SDR family oxidoreductase, whose translation MKIVVIGGSGLIGSKLVNLLRERGHDVLAASPGTGVNSITREGLAAAMDGTDVVVDVANAPSWEDQAVLDFFETSSRNLLAAEAAAGVRHHVALSIVGCERLPEAGYMRAKVAQENLIKASGMPYSILRATQFFEFVGGIAESFAVADELRVPPALIQPIASDDVVAALVDVVLAAPLNGSVDVGGPEALPLDELVRRFLQARQDNRKVVPDVHARYFGTLLDDQSLVTGKHSRLGAIRFENWIAQSAAR comes from the coding sequence ATGAAGATCGTCGTTATCGGAGGCTCCGGCCTCATCGGCTCGAAACTGGTGAACCTTCTTCGCGAGCGCGGCCATGACGTGCTCGCCGCCAGCCCCGGCACGGGCGTCAACAGCATCACCCGCGAAGGTCTGGCGGCCGCCATGGACGGCACCGATGTCGTGGTCGACGTGGCCAATGCTCCGTCGTGGGAGGATCAGGCCGTCCTCGACTTCTTCGAAACCTCCAGCCGTAACCTGCTGGCGGCCGAAGCGGCGGCCGGGGTGCGTCATCACGTAGCGCTGTCGATTGTCGGGTGTGAACGGTTGCCCGAGGCCGGCTATATGCGCGCCAAGGTGGCCCAGGAAAACCTGATCAAGGCATCCGGCATGCCTTACTCGATCCTGCGGGCCACGCAGTTTTTCGAATTTGTCGGCGGTATCGCTGAATCCTTTGCTGTCGCCGATGAACTTCGCGTGCCGCCAGCGCTGATTCAGCCGATTGCATCTGACGACGTGGTGGCGGCGCTGGTAGACGTCGTCCTGGCCGCTCCGCTCAACGGCTCAGTGGATGTCGGCGGGCCTGAGGCGTTGCCGCTGGACGAACTGGTCCGACGCTTTCTGCAGGCGCGCCAGGACAACCGCAAGGTCGTACCGGACGTGCACGCACGCTACTTCGGAACGCTGCTCGACGATCAATCGCTGGTCACCGGCAAGCACTCACGCCTGGGTGCCATCCGTTTTGAAAACTGGATCGCTCAGTCGGCAGCCCGATAG
- a CDS encoding winged helix-turn-helix domain-containing tetratricopeptide repeat protein codes for MPFTFEDYVLDQERRELTLRGQVVSVGPQVFDLLLLFLNNPDRVLSKDELLGTVWSGRIVSESTITSHINAVRKAIGDTGEEQRLLRTVARKGYRFIGRVSDMTEPVPHTDEGSTAAPRVLVLPDKPSITVLPFYNLSGDPEQDYFADGIVEDIIAALSRLRWLFVIARNSSFTFKGRTVDAQGVGQELGVRYVLEGSVRKCGNRVRITGQLIDATSGAHIWAERFEGTLDDIFKLQDQITESVVGAIAPQLERAEIERAKRKPTESLDAYDYYLRAMAKLHSGAQEAIEQALPMFYKTLELDPEFASAYGMAAWCHFWRKLNGWMTDRPAEIAEGIRLARLAVALGRDDAVALTRGGHALAHLAGDVDAGIALLDRARLLNPNLAPAWFLGGILRALRGETAPAIKDLNHAARLSPLDPEMFRMHVGMALAHYFAGDFEASADFAEKALGNLPTLLVAAALVAASHALGGRPEKARWAMQRLQTLSPALRLGHLKDWLPIQRPEDFSRFIEGLRLAGLPE; via the coding sequence GTGCCATTCACGTTTGAAGACTATGTACTGGATCAGGAGCGTCGTGAGCTGACCTTGCGCGGGCAGGTTGTATCCGTCGGCCCGCAGGTGTTCGATCTGTTGCTGCTGTTCCTCAACAACCCCGACCGCGTGTTGAGCAAGGACGAATTGCTCGGCACGGTATGGAGCGGGCGCATCGTTTCCGAATCAACGATCACCAGCCACATCAACGCCGTACGCAAGGCCATCGGTGATACCGGCGAGGAACAGCGTCTGCTGCGCACGGTCGCCCGCAAAGGCTATCGTTTCATTGGCCGGGTCTCCGATATGACCGAGCCGGTGCCTCACACCGACGAGGGCTCAACTGCAGCTCCCCGGGTACTGGTGCTGCCGGACAAACCCTCGATCACCGTCCTGCCTTTCTACAATCTGAGCGGCGATCCCGAACAGGACTACTTTGCCGACGGTATCGTGGAGGACATCATCGCGGCGTTGTCGCGTCTGCGCTGGTTGTTCGTCATCGCACGCAATTCGAGTTTCACGTTCAAGGGGCGCACGGTAGATGCCCAAGGGGTCGGGCAGGAACTGGGCGTGCGCTATGTGCTGGAAGGCAGTGTGCGCAAATGTGGAAACCGGGTGCGCATCACCGGGCAACTGATCGACGCCACGAGCGGAGCACACATCTGGGCCGAGCGTTTCGAAGGCACCCTCGACGACATCTTCAAGCTGCAGGATCAAATCACCGAAAGCGTCGTCGGGGCCATAGCGCCACAACTGGAGCGCGCGGAGATCGAGCGCGCCAAACGCAAACCGACGGAGAGCCTCGACGCCTACGATTACTACCTGCGCGCCATGGCAAAGCTGCACAGCGGCGCTCAAGAGGCCATCGAGCAAGCGCTGCCGATGTTCTACAAGACCCTCGAACTCGATCCGGAATTCGCATCGGCCTATGGCATGGCCGCCTGGTGTCACTTCTGGCGCAAGCTCAATGGCTGGATGACGGATCGCCCGGCCGAGATCGCTGAAGGTATACGCCTGGCGCGTCTGGCGGTCGCGCTGGGACGCGATGACGCCGTGGCGTTGACGCGCGGCGGACATGCGCTTGCGCACCTGGCGGGTGATGTGGATGCCGGCATTGCGTTGCTCGACCGCGCACGTCTGCTCAATCCCAATCTCGCACCTGCGTGGTTTCTCGGCGGGATCCTGCGTGCGCTTCGCGGAGAAACCGCGCCCGCCATCAAGGACTTGAACCATGCCGCTCGCTTGAGCCCGCTGGATCCGGAAATGTTCAGAATGCACGTCGGCATGGCTTTGGCGCATTACTTCGCCGGGGACTTCGAGGCCTCGGCAGACTTCGCCGAAAAAGCCTTGGGCAACCTGCCCACGTTGTTGGTGGCGGCGGCGCTGGTGGCGGCCAGTCATGCGCTGGGCGGGCGCCCGGAGAAAGCCCGCTGGGCGATGCAGCGCCTGCAGACGCTGAGCCCGGCGCTGCGTCTGGGGCATCTCAAGGACTGGCTGCCGATTCAGCGCCCCGAAGATTTTTCGAGGTTCATTGAAGGGCTTCGACTGGCGGGGTTGCCGGAGTGA